The region TGTACCTTCAACACCTGTTAATTGGTCGTCAAAAGGATCAATTTTTGTAGCTGGGAAAGCTAATAAACCTTGTGTAGTTGCTTGTTTTGTGAAATCTTTACCGTTTTCAACGTTTTCTAAGAATTTGTTAGCTTGTGCATAAATTAAATCTTCTGTTTTTGTAGACGATTCTATTTTTTTAGCAACAGTAGCTAATTGAATTCCAGCTTTTTCGTTTACTTTATCAACTTTTAAAACGTGGTAACCAAATTCAGATTCTACAATACCTAATTTACCAACAGGATTGTTAAAAATGTAGTTATCAAATGAAGGTACCATTTGACCTTTTTTAATTGCAGGATACTTACCACCCGATGCTTTTGAACCCATATCGTTAGTATTAGCAGAAGCAAGTGCAGCAAAATCGGCACCACCTTGCGCTTGTTTTAATAACGCGTCTGCTTTAGCTTTAGCTTCATCTTTTGTTATTGTAACATTAGCATCAGCTCTTTGTGCACCTTTGTATGCAATTAAAATGTGTGATGCATCAACTGTTTCAGCTACATTCTTGTTAGCAACCACTTTTGATACTGCATAATAATCGTTAAATACATAAGGGCCATAAATACTACCTACTGGTGTGCTAAATAATTTTTCAGCATGTTCTGCAGGTAATTGATCTTTTGCATAATAAGTACTATCAAAAGGTACATCAGAATTTTGATTTACAAATGCTTTTACATCTGTAGCTTTAGCAAATCCTGAAATGGTATCGTTTTTATTTGTATTCTTGTTAAAAACAACCGATGGTTTTAATAAATCATCTATTATTTGTTTAGCAGCAACTTCGTCTTCTTTTGAAGGTTTATTTGCAATAAAAACATACTCTACCTTACGGTAAGGTGATGTTTTAAATTGTTTTGGATATTTTTTAACGTATGCGTTAATTTCGTCATCAGTTACTTTAACATCTTTATCGTTAATAGTATTGTAAGGTACGGTTACAAAATCAAACGACACTTTTGTAGCTTCGTTTTGGTAAGCCATTTTAGCTTCGGCATTAGTTGTAACAACAGCACCTTTAATCATGTTCATATACATTTGCTCTTTTGCAAACGTACTTAATTCTTGCTCGTAAGCCAACCATGCATTCCACTGTTGCGCGCCTGTAGCTTTCATTTGTGCCAAGAAAGTGTTGAACTTATTCATGTCAAACATACCAGCTTCGTTTAAAAACTGAGGGTTTTGCGAAAATGTAGGGTGTGATTTAATTACGTTTATTAATTGATCTTTACCTAATCGTAAACCAGCATTTTCTAACTGTTCGGTAAAAAGTATGGTACGCACTTCGTTAGTCCAAACTTGGTTGTAAAGTTGCGAACCTTTTCCTTGACCATTTTTTTCTAGGTTTTGTATTTTATTAGTATAATCGGCTGCAGGAATAGCAACACCATTTACTTCACCTACATTACGCGATGTAAAATTAATGCCTCCTTCTAATAATCCGCCAATAATAAAAGCGAATAAACTTAATCCGATTACCCCAATTAGTAACCCAGACTTCTCTCTAATTTTCTGTAAAACTGCCATTTTGTATAATGTGTAATTTTTTTCAATGAGCGAAAATACAATTATCTGTTAAATAAAAAAATTAGAATAAATAAAAATGTACTTTTTTTACTGATTTATTGTCTTTTTTGTGAGTGCTACCGTTTTTATTCGTGTATTTGTTGCCGAAAGAATTTTTATTTTAAACGATTTTATAGAAACCGTTTCTTTTGTTTTTGGATGACGTTTAAGATTGTGATAAATAAATCCACCTAATGAATTGTAATGTTCTGATGTAGGAATTTGTAGGTTGAATTTTTCGTTAATATCATCTAAATCTAATTGTGCCGAAAAAATGTAATTGTTTTCACCTATTTGTTTTGCAATTAACGTGTCGTCGTGTTCATCGGTTATTTCACCAAAAAGCTCTTCAATGATGTCTTCTAGAGTAATTAAACCTACAATATCATTCTCTTGGTTTTTAACTAATGCAATTGATTTTTTGCGCAAAGTAAGTGTGTTTAGTAAATCTTTAATTAAAAGATCTTCGTACACATAAATAAAAGCACGAATGGTTTTGTCTATAGGTTGTTGTAGTTGTAGTAAATCGTAAGTGTGTAAGTAGCCAATGTAATGTTCGTTGGTTGTGTTTACAACAATTATTTTAGAAAAACCTGTATCAACAAATTTTTTGCGAATGATATCGATAGAATCGTTTTCATTTACATATTCAAATTCATTCTTAGGAGTCATTATTTCTTTGACTTTTACTTTTGGAAACGAAAGTGCATTTTTTAATATTTCAAATTCGTTTTCTAATTGTTCCTGCTGATTACTTGCTTTTATTTGTTGTGATATATAGGTACCTAGATCGCCCGAACTTAATAAATTAAAATTTGTAGTGCTTATTGATGTTTTTCCTGGTAGTAATTTTTCGCTTATTTTTATAAAAATAGCTGCGGTGTTACCAAAAATTTTTAATAGAATTTCTATAATTGGTTTTGATGCAATTAACGTTTCGTTAGCAAATGGTTTAAAAAGGGTTTGTGGTATAAATTTGGTAAATAAATACGTGAAAAATATGTAAATTATTGTTAACCAAATGTTTTTGAAGGTTGATGGTTGGTAAAAATGAGTAAAAAATAATAAAGCGTGTAAGGTTACAAACACGCTAATACAAATTTTTAATGAACCAATAAATAAATAGGGTTGTTCTGTTACAGTTTTTAAATAGTTGTTATTTGATTCCGTTTTTTTTGATTCAATATTTAAATAAATTTTATTTGCATTTGCATAAGCAACCATTAATCCGGAACAGATTATGATGCAAATACTAAGAAAAACAAAGCCAAAAACAATCATAAAAGTGGTTATTGTTTATTTTGGGGCAATTTATTAATACTTCTTATTCTAAAAATAAACATAAATAGCGCCATAGCGGCTAAAGCCAATTTTAACCAATAATTTTCGTTGTTGGTGTATGCTACGTAAGCATCATAAATAAAAAATAAAACAAAAACTAAATAAACGTAGGCAATAATTTTATAAATTTTCATTAGAAACTTCTTTTAATTCTGCACGGTTTTGTTGTGCGTTTACAATTTTAAAATTTTGATCGAAATCTACACCAATTCCCTCAAAAAAACTCTTGTTTTTATCGGTAACTTTAAAGTAGTATTCTGTAAAAAACCAATTGTTTTTTTGGTCGTAATACATTTGTTGGGTTTGCATTACTTTACCGTCGTGCGATGTAATTTTTACATCGCCCATAAGGTTAATAATACCTGTTTTATTGTGTACAGTAGCTTGTTTAGCTACAATGTAATTTTTGTTTTTATTGCCGTCGTAAACTACAATTTTAACACCATTAGGAAAATGATTGTAAGGGTATTTTGCTTTGCTGTAATCAAGCATTTTTACCGTGTATAATTCGGCTTTAATTTTTGTTGAATCAGTATATTTTACGTTAATCGAATCGGCTTCGCCCGTAGCGTACAATTGTTTTTTGTTTAGTTTTTGAATGTCTTTTAAATCATTTGAACATCCAACAAAAACAAAAGAACTAACAGCAATATAAGCAAGTAAATTTTTCAATTAATCAAATTTTCTGCGTTTAAACCAAATATCGTTAAATGAAAGCCCAATGTTAAAGCCAACGTAGTTTTCTTTAATTAAGCCCATGTTAGTATTACCTTTTTGACCGTATTCTACACCAAAATTAATGTTAGAGTTAAATCTACCAACCGGAAATCCTAATCCAACATTTGCATTGATACCTTTAATTTCTTGATTTTTTAAAACAAGACCTGTGTTCTCATAATTAAAACCAGCGCGATAGGTCATACGCTCAAAATAACTAGTAAATGAGTTGTATTTAGGTGTGTAAAAACCACCTAAACCAATTTTCATATAATCGTTATAACTTGCGTTTTCGTACTTATAAAAACTGTTGTATTTTGATGTTTGCGCTGTTGTGTATTCTGCACCTGCAAACCATTGTAAGTGATTGCCAATACCTGCACCAACCGAAAAATTCATTGGCAACAACATTTCTTCGTTACTGTTTTGTGTTGTAGTTGCATTAATTTCTATTAAACCAATACGGCTGTCTACTTCAACAGTAGCTAAAGTTTTGGTTTGGTCGTTTTTTAATTTCATTTCAGGACTAAAAGTGGCACTTGTGTACAACTTTAGTTTTTTGCTTAAAGGTTGTTCGTAATTTAAACCTGCAGTAAGTGTTAATCCGCTGTAATTGTTTACATTTCTTATACGGCTCCCACGGTCAAAAATTACACCATCATTATTATCTAATATAAATTTTGTTAAACTAGTTTCGGTATCGCCAAAAATGTACGCTCCGTTCAAACCAAAACTTAAATTTTTGTTTAGTTTGTAACTAAGACCTAAAAAAGTACGGTTTAACCCACCTTCGCCAATGAACTGGCGCGATTCTTTGTACTCACTTGTGGTATTAATGTTTTGTATGTTGTATCCAACAAAAGAGTAGGGCATAATACCCAATGCTACATTAAATTTTCCGGCAGGGAACGCAAGTGCTAAATAATCAAACGAGCCACTTGTTGTTTTTTCAGAAGTGCTTGTGTTTTTTAACTGAGTGCCTTTGTACGATGCGCCCAATGAAAAGGTTACAGTTTGTAATTTTGCGTACGATGCTGGATTTAAAGTGTTTATGTGTAAGCTGTCGCTATAAACTGCTAAGCTACCCATTGATTTTATTTCGTTTGAACCTTTAAAATGTTGGTCACCAAAGCCATAATAAGAATAAGGAGAAGCGGTACCTTGCTGCGCAAAAGTGTGACAAGTAGTTGCCAAAGCTACCCCTAATATAATTTTTTTAATCATTTGATTTTATGTATTGATGTAACAAAAATAAACTTTCTAGTAGAAAGTTTGAATTGGCAAAGATGCTATTTTTTAAACGGTTTACCAAAAATTCAGCGTTTCCGCCTGTTAAAATTACTGTTAAATTCTCATCTTGATGCCTAAAATGCTCAATAAATGCTTCAATTTCTGCAATAACTCCGTTAAGAACCCCTGAATGAATAGCTGTAGAAGTTGAATTTCCTACAAACGGATGCAATTCAGAAATTTTTTCTAAAGGTAAATTTGCAGTATAATCGTTTAAACTTTTGTATCTAAGTCCAATTCCTGGTGAAATTGCTCCACCGTGGTATTGGTTGGTGCTGTTAATAAAATCGTAAGTGATACAAGTGCCAGCATCAATTACCAATTTACTTTGTTTAGGAAATTTTAAAGTAGCACCTGCCGCTAAAACCATTCGATCGATACCTAGAGTAGTAGGGGTGGTGTATAAATTTTTAAAAGGCACAGCCGTGTTGTGTGTAACAACCATTAAATTTCCTATTTTTTTAAGTGCTTCTATGGTTTCTGTTGACAAATTTCCTACCGATGATAGGATAATATCTACACAATTTTCAATTCCTTTAATTTGTTTTGAAATATTTTTTACTAATTTTTCATTATTGGTAATCACCAGTTGTTGCAATGTACTATTTTCATACACAGCTACTTTGGTGCGTGTGTTGCCAACATCAATACAAATAATCATAATTTTTTAAACATGTTTAAGCAAAGGTAGCTAAAAAAAAATATGAAAATATTAGGAAATGTTTAAAAAAACGTACTATATTTGCAATCGCTTTTGAAAGGTAGTTCACCTTACAAAACGGTACCTTAGCTCAGTTGGTAGAGCAACGGACTGAAAATCCGTGTGTCCCTGGTTCGATTCCTGGAGGTACCACAAAAATAATTGAGTTTTATAACTCGGTACCTTAGCTCAGTTGGTAGAGCAACGGACTGAAAATCCGTGTG is a window of Myroides sp. JBRI-B21084 DNA encoding:
- a CDS encoding type III pantothenate kinase, whose amino-acid sequence is MIICIDVGNTRTKVAVYENSTLQQLVITNNEKLVKNISKQIKGIENCVDIILSSVGNLSTETIEALKKIGNLMVVTHNTAVPFKNLYTTPTTLGIDRMVLAAGATLKFPKQSKLVIDAGTCITYDFINSTNQYHGGAISPGIGLRYKSLNDYTANLPLEKISELHPFVGNSTSTAIHSGVLNGVIAEIEAFIEHFRHQDENLTVILTGGNAEFLVNRLKNSIFANSNFLLESLFLLHQYIKSND
- the lptC gene encoding LPS export ABC transporter periplasmic protein LptC → MKNLLAYIAVSSFVFVGCSNDLKDIQKLNKKQLYATGEADSINVKYTDSTKIKAELYTVKMLDYSKAKYPYNHFPNGVKIVVYDGNKNKNYIVAKQATVHNKTGIINLMGDVKITSHDGKVMQTQQMYYDQKNNWFFTEYYFKVTDKNKSFFEGIGVDFDQNFKIVNAQQNRAELKEVSNENL
- a CDS encoding hemolysin family protein, whose translation is MIVFGFVFLSICIIICSGLMVAYANANKIYLNIESKKTESNNNYLKTVTEQPYLFIGSLKICISVFVTLHALLFFTHFYQPSTFKNIWLTIIYIFFTYLFTKFIPQTLFKPFANETLIASKPIIEILLKIFGNTAAIFIKISEKLLPGKTSISTTNFNLLSSGDLGTYISQQIKASNQQEQLENEFEILKNALSFPKVKVKEIMTPKNEFEYVNENDSIDIIRKKFVDTGFSKIIVVNTTNEHYIGYLHTYDLLQLQQPIDKTIRAFIYVYEDLLIKDLLNTLTLRKKSIALVKNQENDIVGLITLEDIIEELFGEITDEHDDTLIAKQIGENNYIFSAQLDLDDINEKFNLQIPTSEHYNSLGGFIYHNLKRHPKTKETVSIKSFKIKILSATNTRIKTVALTKKTINQ
- a CDS encoding peptidylprolyl isomerase, encoding MAVLQKIREKSGLLIGVIGLSLFAFIIGGLLEGGINFTSRNVGEVNGVAIPAADYTNKIQNLEKNGQGKGSQLYNQVWTNEVRTILFTEQLENAGLRLGKDQLINVIKSHPTFSQNPQFLNEAGMFDMNKFNTFLAQMKATGAQQWNAWLAYEQELSTFAKEQMYMNMIKGAVVTTNAEAKMAYQNEATKVSFDFVTVPYNTINDKDVKVTDDEINAYVKKYPKQFKTSPYRKVEYVFIANKPSKEDEVAAKQIIDDLLKPSVVFNKNTNKNDTISGFAKATDVKAFVNQNSDVPFDSTYYAKDQLPAEHAEKLFSTPVGSIYGPYVFNDYYAVSKVVANKNVAETVDASHILIAYKGAQRADANVTITKDEAKAKADALLKQAQGGADFAALASANTNDMGSKASGGKYPAIKKGQMVPSFDNYIFNNPVGKLGIVESEFGYHVLKVDKVNEKAGIQLATVAKKIESSTKTEDLIYAQANKFLENVENGKDFTKQATTQGLLAFPATKIDPFDDQLTGVEGTQAAAISWASSKNTSVGDIKKFDSADGYLIIRLVNINDSDLMHADDARQMVEPILMNEKKAELIRKKMNGKTLEEVAKNTKTAIANAMDVTGANPMVSGFQEPLVVGNALGRKANETSQLINGRNGVYMVKTKNITKAAALPNYLTYKQKVGTNNRQMIDNMVFNAMFQNAKIEDNRAKVLLR